One Marasmius oreades isolate 03SP1 chromosome 2, whole genome shotgun sequence DNA segment encodes these proteins:
- the CHS7 gene encoding Chitin synthase, class 7 (CAZy:GT2_Chitin_synth), translating into MANRPPLASVSSHNSSANNEPYGDPFADRPRQTQFSEPLHPYPSTASLPRPFDSTTSLPREFGSREQLDDEDYVEKQPLTGGQAFTGGFYPPGPVDPNAYGDPYGGGSRPMSVMSTATNGAENAWRRRQTIKRGVTRKVKLTQGNFIAEYPVPSPILSAVEARYTATNTTEFSHMRYTAATVDPDDFNEANGYSLRTKIYQRETELLIAITSYNEDKTLYARTLHGVMLNIRDICKTKQSKYWRRQAEEGKPAWQRITVALIVDGLEPMDKSVLDLLATVGVYQDGVMKKQVDGKDTVAHIFEYTTQLSIDSTPQLVLPQANDPNNLVPVQIIFVLKAQNQKKINSHRWLFNAVGSALKPEICVLIDAGTKPGHKSIYYLWEAFYNDPHLGGCCGEIHAMIKGGKKLLNPLVAAQNFEYKMSNILDKPLESSFGYVSVLPGAFSAYRYRAILGRPLEQYFHGDHSLADRLKEKGIHGMNIFTKNMFLAEDRILCFELVAKANDRWTLTYVKPSKAETDVPEQAAELIGQRRRWLNGSFAASVYAITKFFQLYRTNHGIIRMFFFHVQALYNIFSLVFSWFALANIWLTFSIIIDLLPNMPVEPIVIFGTPAITHWVNLGFKWLYLSFLALQFVLALGNRPKGERVAYAVTLWVYAILSLYLLVCSFWLTIQAFINIPKLVKQDNGDILKTFFQGPVGALLAAMFSTYGIYIIASFLYRDPWHMFSSFFQYLLLAPSFTNVLNVYAFCNLHDVSWGTKGSDKADALPSVSSSKSKDAETAVVEDTMKVQEDVDAAFKETVTRAVTKVETKEVMEKPTMDDQNKTFRTRLVALWMLSNATLAIAIANLNGLPSKVPEEDQRALAAKQSTYFNIILFSTFGLAFVRFLGCLWYFFKRNLFRCCRRN; encoded by the exons atggCTAACCGCCCTCCTCTTGCTTCCGTATCGTCTCACAACAGTAGTGCTAACAACGAGCCCTATGGTGACCCTTTCGCAGACCGTCCTCGTCAGACTCAATTTTCAGAGCCTCTACATCCCTATCCATCGACGGCCTCATTACCTCGTCCATTTGACAGCACGACTTCGCTGCCGCGAGAATTTGGATCGCGCGAACAATTGGATGATGAAGACTACGTGGAGAAGCAACCGTTGACAGGGGGTCAAGCTTTCACTGGTGGTTTCTATCCCCCTGG TCCTGTCGACCCTAATGCGTATGGCGATCCCTACGGTGGTGGTAGTCGCCCAATGTCAGTAATGTCGACAGCCACCAATGGCGCTGAGAATGCTTGGCGTCGACGACAGACCATCAAAAGAGGTGTTACGCGCAAAGTTAAGTTGACGCAAGGAAATTTCATCGCTGAATACCCCGTGCCGTCGCCCATCCTGAGCGCAGTGGAAGCCAGGTACACTGCGACCAACACGACTGAATTCTC TCACATGAGATACACTGCTGCTACTGTTGACCCTGACGATTTCAATGAGGCCAACGGCTACTCACTCCGAACCAAGATTTATCAACGCGAGACTGAGCTTCTCATTGCCATCACTTCTTATAACGAAGACAAGACACTCTACGCCCGAACTCTACACGGTGTCATGTTGAACATTCGTGATATTTGCAAGACCAAACAATCCAAGTATTGGCGCCGACAGGCTGAGGAAGGTAAACCAGCTTGGCAGCGAATCACCGTTGCATTGATCGTCGATGGTTTGGAGCCTATGGATAAAAGTGTGCTGGATCTCTTGGCTACCGTCGGTGTATACCAAGATGGCGTCATGAAAAAGCAAGTTGACGGAAAAGACACCGTTGCCCACATCTTCGAG TACACTACCCAACTCTCCATTGATTCAACTCCGCAACTGGTCCTTCCTCAAGCAAACGACCCGAACAACTTGGTCCCCGTACAGATCATATTCGTTCTCAAGGCTcaaaaccagaagaagattAATTCTCACCGTTGGCTTTTCAACGCTGTTGGTAGTGCACTTAAG CCCGAGATCTGTGTTCTAATCGATGCTGGAACTAAACCTGGACACAAGTCGATTTACTACCTTTGGGAAGCCTTTTACAATGACCCTCATCTCGGTGGTTGCTGTG GTGAAATTCATGCGATGATTAAAGGAGGGAAAAAGTTGTTGAATCCTTTGGTCGCCGCCCAAAACTTTGAATATAAGATGTCTAACATTCTCG ATAAACCTTTGGAAAGTAGCTTTGGTTATGTTTCTGTGCTACCCGGTGCTTTCTCAGCCTACCGCTATCGGGCAATCCTTGGTCGTCCCTTGGAGCAGTATTTCCATGGTGACCACTCACTGGCAGATCGGTTAAAAGAAAAAGGTATCCACGGAATGAACATCTTTACGAAAAACATGTTCTTGGCTGAGGACCGTATCCTCTGTTTTGAGCTTGTAGCAAAAGCCAATGATCGGTGGACGTTGACCTACGTGAAACCTAGCAAAGCCGAGACAGATGTCCCGGAACAGGCTGCTGAACTTATTGGTCAACGTCGCCGTTGGTTGAATGGTTCTTTTGCTGCTTCAGTG TATGCCATAACTAAATTCTTCCAATTGTATCGGACCAACCATGGCATCATTCGAATGTTCTTCTTCCATGTTCAAGCTCTA TACAACATATTTTCCCTCGTCTTCTCCTGGTTTGCCTTGGCCAATATCTGGCTGACTTTCAGCATCATCATCGACTTGCTTCCCAACATGCCAGTAGAGCCAATCGTCATCTTCGGTACTCCCGCTATT ACTCATTGGGTCAATCTCGGTTTCAAATGGCTGTACTTGTCCTTCCTTGCACTGCAGTTCGTCCTTGCACTTGGTAACAGACCGAAGGGCGAACGAGTGGCGTACGCAGTAACTTTATG GGTATATGCCATTCTCTCACTCTACCTTCTTGTTTGCTCCTTCTGGCTGACTATCCAAGCTTTCATC AACATTCCAAAACTGGTTAAGCAAGACAACGGTGATATTCTCAAGACGTTTTTCCAAGGTCCAGTCGGTGCTCTATTGGCGGCCATGTTCTCGACCTACGGTATCTATATCATTGCCTCCTTCCTCTAT CGTGATCCCTGGCACATGTTCTCAAGCTTCTTTCAATATCTTCTACTCGCCCCAAGTTTCACCAACGTGTTAAATGTTTACGCCTTCTGTAACCTGCACGATGTATCTTGGGGTACCAAGGGTAGCGACAAGGCTGACGCATTACCCTCCGTCTCGTCGTCCAAGTCGAAAGACGCCGAAACTGCTGTTGTCGAGGATACGATGAAGGTTCAGGAAGACGTTGATGCGGCGTTTAAGGAGACAGTCACACGTGCGGTCACCAAGGTTGAGACAAAGGAGGTAATGGAAAAACCGACTATGGACGACCAAAACAAGACCTTCCGTACACGTCTGGTAGCTTTATGGATGTTGTCCAATGCCACCCTTGCCATAGCCATCGCAAATTTGAACGGATTGCCGAGCAAGGTCCCTGAGGAGGACCAGCGAGCTCTTGCAGCGAAACAGAGTACCTACTTCAACATCATCTTGTTCTCAACCTTTGGTTTGGCCTTTGTTCGTTTCTTAGGA TGCCTCTGGT